The following are from one region of the Candidatus Dadabacteria bacterium genome:
- a CDS encoding argininosuccinate synthase: MSEKNKIVLAYSGGLDTSVILKWLVNEYDSDVIAYVADIGQKEDLEEAERKAWETGACAVFIEDLRDEFVRDYVFPAISANAVYEGSYLLGTSIARPLIAKRQIEIAKREGAFAVSHGATGKGNDQVRFELTFYALHPDIRIIAPWREWDFKSRTDLINYARENGIDVTATEKKPYSCDRNLLHISYEGGILEDPWAEPPEDMFEMTVSPEAAPDEPVYVEIGFESGIPVSVDGKELSPSALLGLLNDVAGANGVGRVDIVENRFVGMKSRGVYETPGGTILHAAHRALESITMDREVMRLRDSLIPKISELIYYGFWFSPEMEMLTAAVRKSQEDVSGTVRLKLYKGNVIVCGRKSPNSLYSENLATFEEDSVYDQSDATGFIRLNSLRLSVKKLLEG, encoded by the coding sequence ATGTCTGAGAAAAACAAGATAGTCCTTGCTTATTCAGGGGGGCTTGACACCTCGGTAATTCTCAAGTGGCTCGTAAACGAATATGATTCCGATGTTATAGCCTACGTGGCGGACATAGGGCAGAAAGAAGATCTTGAGGAGGCGGAGCGCAAGGCTTGGGAAACCGGTGCGTGCGCGGTATTTATTGAAGACCTGAGGGATGAATTCGTAAGGGATTATGTTTTTCCCGCGATAAGCGCAAACGCCGTTTACGAAGGCAGTTATCTTCTCGGAACTTCCATAGCTAGGCCCCTTATCGCAAAAAGGCAGATCGAGATAGCCAAGCGCGAGGGAGCTTTCGCCGTTTCCCACGGAGCGACCGGCAAGGGGAACGATCAGGTCCGCTTTGAACTTACTTTCTACGCCCTTCACCCCGATATAAGGATCATAGCCCCGTGGCGCGAGTGGGATTTCAAGTCGAGAACCGACCTGATAAATTACGCTAGGGAAAACGGAATAGACGTCACCGCGACCGAGAAAAAGCCTTACAGCTGTGACCGCAATCTTCTTCACATAAGTTACGAAGGCGGGATTCTGGAAGACCCCTGGGCCGAACCGCCCGAAGATATGTTCGAGATGACGGTTTCTCCCGAGGCTGCTCCTGATGAACCCGTTTACGTCGAAATCGGATTTGAGAGCGGCATCCCCGTTTCCGTGGACGGAAAGGAGCTTTCTCCTTCCGCGCTTCTTGGCCTCTTAAACGATGTTGCCGGGGCAAACGGCGTCGGAAGGGTCGACATTGTTGAAAACAGGTTTGTCGGGATGAAGTCAAGGGGCGTGTACGAGACCCCCGGCGGCACGATTCTTCACGCGGCGCACAGGGCTCTTGAATCAATTACGATGGACAGGGAAGTGATGCGCCTTAGGGATTCTCTGATTCCCAAGATATCTGAACTTATCTATTACGGCTTTTGGTTTTCCCCCGAGATGGAGATGCTGACTGCCGCCGTCCGCAAAAGCCAGGAAGATGTAAGCGGTACGGTGAGGCTCAAGCTTTACAAGGGAAACGTCATAGTCTGCGGCAGAAAGTCTCCGAATTCTCTTTACAGCGAGAATCTGGCGACTTTCGAGGAGGATTCGGTTTACGACCAGTCGGACGCTACCGGTTTCATAAGGCTTAACTCGCTTCGCCTCTCAGTAAAGAAACTTCTTGAGGGGTAA
- a CDS encoding SDR family NAD(P)-dependent oxidoreductase, with translation MPNTFSKSVTHILQLFTSKPMAEEVDMSSRNVIVTGGAPNSIGYETAKILASWGATVVVTSTPDIELMESSLKKDLRIIGADEKKITAHALDLCDVDSVNNFTTWYRKNYSDRLHVLINNAGIHKNILNPRKKPPMTKDGFEIHWRTNFLGTFHLTSLLLPILKQSGLESGDARIINLTSHLHDRVKNKSMFNDDGEYHSWDAYGLSKLALIHFTFEIQRRFAKKYNLQSAAVHPGSVKTNLTRIEEFEGKTGYLLNQICSALASFVLLSPISGAQTSVMCASKYPLQGGNYYKRCEIAESSDDTKDQDVSKILWDNSDAWIKTLVKGSRDGH, from the coding sequence ATGCCTAACACGTTCTCAAAATCCGTAACCCATATCTTGCAGTTGTTTACGAGTAAGCCAATGGCGGAAGAAGTCGACATGTCGAGTCGGAACGTCATTGTTACGGGTGGCGCTCCTAATTCAATTGGTTACGAAACGGCCAAGATTCTTGCAAGCTGGGGAGCTACGGTTGTTGTCACCAGTACTCCCGACATTGAATTGATGGAAAGCTCTTTGAAAAAAGATTTGCGAATCATTGGCGCTGACGAAAAGAAGATTACAGCCCATGCGTTAGACCTGTGCGATGTTGACAGTGTCAACAATTTCACGACGTGGTACCGAAAAAATTACAGCGACCGACTGCACGTACTTATCAACAACGCAGGGATTCACAAGAATATTCTTAATCCCAGGAAAAAGCCGCCCATGACAAAAGACGGTTTTGAAATTCATTGGCGAACCAATTTCCTTGGAACCTTTCATCTGACGAGTTTATTGCTTCCAATTCTTAAGCAAAGTGGTCTGGAAAGCGGAGACGCGCGAATCATAAACTTGACTTCCCACCTGCACGACAGGGTGAAAAACAAGAGCATGTTTAACGATGACGGAGAATACCACTCCTGGGACGCTTACGGGCTGTCAAAATTAGCGCTAATTCACTTTACCTTCGAGATCCAGAGACGATTTGCCAAAAAGTACAACCTCCAATCGGCAGCGGTACACCCCGGGTCTGTTAAGACTAATCTTACGCGGATTGAGGAATTTGAAGGAAAAACCGGGTATCTTCTAAACCAAATCTGTTCCGCGCTCGCATCTTTTGTCCTGTTAAGCCCGATATCGGGCGCACAAACTTCCGTGATGTGCGCTAGCAAATACCCGCTTCAAGGTGGAAACTATTACAAACGCTGCGAAATAGCGGAATCATCCGACGATACAAAAGACCAAGATGTGTCGAAAATTCTATGGGACAACTCAGATGCATGGATTAAAACCCTAGTTAAGGGCAGCAGAGATGGGCATTAA
- a CDS encoding SDR family NAD(P)-dependent oxidoreductase, whose translation MKRKTNQMGDGSFIDAIIIAIRDLKQPKVSEVNPVPRHVRIDGKTCLITGANSGLGKATAIELARRGANMILACRPGHTETCDEIKTLSGSQNVEMMEVDLSDLRSVHRLCDNLSNCNIKIDIAVFNAGLALQKATKTPQGYETMFAVHFLANRVMIDRWLQDGVICPSSQAGKTPRIIFVSSEAHRSSYTIDFDRLGEFTDYEPRDGFKYYGISKLVLCMFATELSRRLNTGGKTEVAVHSMCPGGVATNISRETPSILKPIVNPLLRYFFQSPEEAIGPVIYLCCAEEAGTDTGIYLHLMQRKSVSPTALDEENGTKLWEASEPLVASSRE comes from the coding sequence ATGAAGCGAAAAACAAACCAAATGGGGGATGGTTCTTTCATAGACGCTATAATCATCGCAATTCGAGATTTGAAGCAACCCAAGGTATCGGAAGTAAATCCCGTTCCAAGGCACGTACGTATCGATGGCAAAACTTGTCTAATAACCGGAGCGAACAGCGGGCTGGGTAAAGCCACCGCCATTGAGCTTGCTCGCCGTGGCGCAAACATGATTTTAGCTTGTCGGCCCGGTCATACGGAAACATGCGACGAAATAAAGACGCTGTCCGGGTCTCAAAACGTAGAAATGATGGAAGTAGACCTCTCGGACCTTCGGTCGGTACACCGTCTTTGTGATAATCTGAGCAACTGCAACATCAAGATTGATATTGCGGTTTTCAACGCAGGCCTGGCGCTCCAAAAGGCAACCAAAACACCGCAAGGATACGAAACAATGTTCGCGGTTCATTTCCTGGCGAATCGCGTCATGATTGACCGGTGGCTGCAAGACGGCGTGATCTGTCCATCCAGCCAAGCTGGAAAGACACCGCGAATTATCTTCGTTTCATCTGAGGCTCATCGCTCCTCTTATACGATCGATTTCGACCGCCTCGGGGAATTTACCGACTATGAGCCCAGGGATGGCTTCAAGTATTACGGCATCAGTAAACTCGTTCTGTGTATGTTTGCGACTGAACTCTCACGCCGTCTGAACACAGGCGGCAAAACCGAAGTTGCAGTTCACTCAATGTGTCCTGGAGGCGTCGCTACGAACATTTCACGAGAAACACCGTCGATTCTGAAGCCCATAGTTAACCCGTTGCTGAGATATTTTTTCCAATCTCCGGAAGAAGCTATTGGGCCGGTAATTTACTTATGCTGTGCGGAAGAGGCCGGTACCGACACAGGCATCTACTTACATTTAATGCAGCGAAAATCAGTGTCTCCTACGGCACTGGATGAGGAAAACGGAACCAAGTTGTGGGAAGCAAGTGAGCCATTAGTCGCCAGTTCCCGAGAGTGA
- the queA gene encoding tRNA preQ1(34) S-adenosylmethionine ribosyltransferase-isomerase QueA, protein MRTDQFNYDLPPRLIAHYPLSKRSSSRLLVVDRKTRRFSHARFSDLKDLLRLGDLMVLNNTRVIPARLAGHVERRGDVEFLLTERKDETQWKVLFKNPSEGLRVKLDGGVSGSLKREPDKSWTIRFSEPVERIISSTGRMPLPPYIPREPEPSDKKTYQTVYATEEGAVAAPTAGLHFDLELLSDLREKGVLMEYVTLHVGEGTFRPVKEELIDNHAMHSERVFVSKKTARAVNEAKAEKRRVVSVGTTVTRTLESARSEGGEMRHFSGRTDLFIRPPYEFRFVDVLITNFHMPRSTLLMLVSAFCGTRELALAAYEEAKLHDYRFLSYGDSMIIV, encoded by the coding sequence ATGAGAACGGATCAATTCAACTATGATCTCCCCCCGCGGCTGATTGCGCACTACCCGCTTTCCAAACGCAGTTCCTCCCGGCTTCTTGTGGTCGATAGGAAGACGCGACGCTTTTCCCACGCCAGATTTTCCGATCTTAAGGACCTGCTGCGCCTAGGTGACCTCATGGTTTTAAACAACACCAGAGTCATTCCTGCGAGGCTTGCGGGGCACGTGGAGCGAAGGGGAGATGTGGAGTTTCTTCTTACCGAGAGAAAGGATGAGACCCAGTGGAAAGTGCTTTTTAAAAACCCGAGCGAGGGTCTTCGGGTCAAGCTGGACGGAGGAGTGTCGGGCAGTCTTAAAAGGGAACCCGATAAAAGCTGGACAATAAGGTTCAGCGAACCGGTTGAGCGGATCATAAGCAGCACGGGGCGGATGCCGCTTCCTCCCTACATACCAAGAGAACCGGAGCCGTCGGATAAAAAAACCTATCAGACCGTTTACGCGACCGAGGAGGGGGCCGTCGCCGCTCCGACGGCCGGTCTTCATTTCGATCTGGAACTTCTATCGGATCTTCGTGAAAAGGGCGTTTTGATGGAATATGTCACTCTCCATGTCGGAGAAGGGACCTTCAGGCCCGTAAAAGAAGAATTGATCGATAACCACGCTATGCATTCCGAACGCGTTTTCGTCTCAAAGAAAACCGCCCGAGCGGTAAACGAAGCCAAGGCGGAGAAAAGAAGGGTGGTTTCCGTCGGAACCACTGTCACGAGGACTCTTGAGTCGGCAAGGAGCGAAGGCGGTGAGATGCGGCATTTTTCCGGTAGGACGGATCTTTTCATAAGACCTCCGTACGAATTCCGGTTTGTAGATGTTCTTATAACCAATTTCCATATGCCGCGTTCAACGCTTCTTATGCTTGTTTCCGCGTTCTGCGGTACCAGGGAGTTGGCTCTGGCCGCCTATGAGGAAGCGAAATTGCACGATTACAGGTTTTTGAGTTACGGCGACTCTATGATAATAGTGTGA
- a CDS encoding DUF1214 domain-containing protein: MPKFAIRLLALFRQTSLFIWKLRGKTEADLAAQRVVSGKSWDEFCDTLKAAGAALNFPKAPKDAFSQAEGYRYLSRIARAGLMAFIEHADPKAPVLHRVVNETTKLGADNPDNFYQTAALSGEYEYKIRGRRNNIAYLSFGTQSGNYGQGRGLPPTGHIESDKIETDENGCFELILSRKPQSKNWLPMTPETGTLIVRQTFLDRETETPADLRIERINCSEDERRPSPLTPKQLDEGLKTAGMLVAGAPLLFAKWARDFQKHTNELPMFDPEVSLAAGGDPNIVYYHSHWKIAEDEALLIEVTPPECEHWNFQLNNYWMESLDYRYHTIHTNKHLARYEDDGSVRLVVAHENPGHPNWLQTAGHSSGTMCFRWVRAKEHPQPQTRLIKLTELKQLLN, encoded by the coding sequence ATGCCAAAATTCGCAATCCGTCTTCTCGCCTTGTTTCGACAGACATCTCTTTTCATCTGGAAGCTGCGTGGCAAAACGGAAGCCGACTTAGCCGCTCAACGGGTAGTCAGTGGAAAGTCCTGGGATGAGTTCTGCGATACTTTAAAGGCCGCGGGAGCGGCTTTAAATTTCCCAAAGGCACCTAAAGACGCATTTAGTCAGGCAGAAGGGTATCGGTACTTAAGCCGCATCGCCCGGGCCGGATTGATGGCATTTATCGAGCATGCCGACCCGAAAGCACCTGTGCTTCATCGCGTCGTCAACGAAACAACCAAGCTAGGTGCGGACAATCCCGACAATTTCTACCAGACAGCAGCCCTGAGCGGAGAGTATGAATACAAAATCAGAGGGAGGCGCAACAATATTGCATACCTAAGCTTTGGCACTCAGTCCGGCAACTATGGGCAGGGACGAGGGTTGCCTCCAACAGGGCATATAGAGTCTGACAAGATAGAAACCGACGAAAACGGGTGCTTTGAACTGATACTCAGTCGCAAACCTCAAAGCAAGAACTGGCTTCCTATGACCCCGGAAACCGGCACATTAATCGTACGTCAGACTTTCCTTGATCGCGAAACAGAAACTCCGGCAGACTTGCGAATAGAACGGATCAACTGTTCCGAAGATGAACGCCGCCCTTCTCCATTGACGCCGAAGCAGCTCGACGAAGGATTGAAAACCGCGGGAATGCTCGTGGCAGGCGCACCTTTACTGTTTGCCAAGTGGGCTCGTGATTTTCAAAAGCACACCAACGAACTGCCAATGTTTGATCCGGAAGTATCGCTGGCCGCCGGGGGTGACCCCAATATCGTTTATTACCACAGTCATTGGAAAATAGCGGAAGACGAAGCACTTTTGATAGAAGTAACGCCGCCGGAATGCGAACACTGGAACTTCCAGTTAAATAACTACTGGATGGAATCGCTGGACTACCGCTATCACACTATACACACTAACAAGCACCTTGCCCGCTATGAAGATGACGGTTCCGTGCGCCTAGTAGTAGCTCACGAAAATCCCGGTCATCCCAACTGGCTCCAAACAGCCGGACATTCTTCCGGCACGATGTGCTTTAGGTGGGTGCGCGCCAAGGAACATCCTCAACCACAGACCAGACTGATCAAGTTAACCGAGCTTAAGCAGCTGTTGAATTGA
- the pgeF gene encoding peptidoglycan editing factor PgeF produces MRVFHSSMLEKYNGVIHGFVHDPGGPDIPKIASAHGLESILTVNQVHGNSVFFADCGAGEELVEADSIVTRQKGVGIGILTADCLPILLCFPDSRCVCAVHAGWRGTFSRVVKNCLGAVCEKYSLRPQDSLAVIGPAIGKCCYEVRDDVASQFVSRFGGGDWLFEKGDGKFLLDLAELNRIELRNAGVSEIETMDMCTCCQDLPSYRRDGSGTDKMISFVGISP; encoded by the coding sequence ATGAGGGTTTTCCATTCGTCTATGCTTGAGAAATATAACGGCGTGATTCACGGGTTCGTGCATGATCCGGGAGGACCGGATATTCCGAAGATTGCTTCTGCTCACGGGCTTGAAAGCATCCTTACCGTCAACCAGGTTCATGGGAACTCCGTTTTTTTCGCCGACTGCGGCGCTGGTGAGGAGCTTGTTGAAGCTGACTCTATCGTTACGCGCCAAAAGGGGGTTGGGATCGGGATTCTCACGGCCGACTGTCTTCCGATTCTTCTTTGCTTTCCCGATTCAAGATGCGTCTGCGCCGTCCATGCGGGGTGGCGCGGAACTTTCTCGCGCGTGGTTAAAAATTGTCTTGGCGCCGTTTGTGAAAAGTATTCTTTGAGACCGCAGGACTCTTTGGCCGTGATAGGTCCGGCCATAGGAAAATGCTGCTACGAGGTTCGGGACGACGTGGCGTCACAGTTTGTCTCAAGGTTCGGCGGCGGGGATTGGCTTTTCGAAAAAGGGGACGGGAAATTCCTTCTTGATCTTGCGGAACTTAACAGAATCGAGCTTCGCAACGCTGGGGTCTCAGAAATCGAGACGATGGACATGTGCACTTGCTGTCAGGATCTTCCTTCGTACAGAAGAGACGGTTCCGGTACGGACAAGATGATCAGCTTTGTCGGGATTTCTCCTTAG
- a CDS encoding MBL fold metallo-hydrolase produces MVKLTVLGSGTCVPHEKRGSSGYLLSTDTGTSLFDCGNGTVWKLEKIGVDYLGIDNVFITHFHPDHTSDLIPLLFATRHPYGKRREKTLGIWGPDGFSEFLEKLRVPYREWVRPELVEIHEIGKKKQKVGDLEIKTFKTVHTENSIGYVVRSDGKKIVYTGDTGYFPGLRKAAKEADIFVTECALPNSEKMAVHMTPSDIAKILQESSPKKIVLSHLYPSMDGRDLPEEIKTLSGNNETEIIVAEDLMEIAT; encoded by the coding sequence ATGGTGAAACTTACGGTTTTGGGTTCGGGAACATGCGTTCCCCATGAAAAAAGAGGTTCTTCCGGATATCTTCTGAGCACCGATACCGGCACGTCCCTTTTTGACTGCGGAAACGGCACGGTATGGAAACTCGAAAAAATTGGGGTCGACTATCTTGGAATCGACAATGTTTTCATAACCCATTTTCACCCCGATCACACGTCCGACCTGATCCCCCTTCTTTTCGCCACGAGGCACCCCTATGGGAAAAGAAGAGAAAAGACACTTGGAATATGGGGGCCGGATGGGTTCTCGGAATTTCTCGAAAAGCTACGGGTGCCCTACAGAGAGTGGGTAAGGCCTGAACTCGTGGAAATCCACGAGATAGGAAAAAAGAAACAGAAAGTCGGCGACCTTGAAATAAAAACATTCAAAACCGTTCACACTGAAAACAGCATCGGTTATGTCGTGCGCTCGGACGGAAAGAAAATCGTTTATACCGGAGACACGGGTTATTTCCCCGGCCTTCGCAAGGCGGCTAAGGAAGCTGACATATTCGTTACGGAATGCGCACTTCCAAATTCAGAGAAGATGGCCGTTCACATGACTCCCTCCGACATAGCAAAGATTCTTCAGGAAAGCAGTCCCAAAAAAATCGTGCTCTCGCATCTTTACCCGTCAATGGACGGAAGGGACCTGCCGGAAGAAATAAAAACCCTTTCGGGAAACAACGAGACGGAAATAATAGTCGCAGAAGACTTAATGGAAATTGCTACATAA
- a CDS encoding SRPBCC domain-containing protein, whose product MGINSSTVRTDRIQINAPIDFVWEVLTDVEKYGEWNPFTSQARADFKIGSPVRLLVRMGPTKFRITETLCAFEKPRLIAWSRKFGASWFLFVVREQHLEPISDTSCSYHNVDLLSGVFSSIVSLLFGGYMRRGFSDVGVGLKLRAETLYRETKNQS is encoded by the coding sequence ATGGGCATTAATAGTTCTACCGTACGTACCGACCGCATTCAGATCAACGCACCCATTGACTTCGTTTGGGAGGTCCTTACTGACGTTGAAAAATATGGTGAGTGGAATCCATTCACATCTCAAGCCAGAGCCGATTTTAAAATTGGGTCGCCCGTTCGTCTACTGGTAAGAATGGGACCCACAAAATTCAGAATAACTGAAACTCTATGTGCATTTGAAAAACCACGCCTTATTGCTTGGAGCAGAAAATTCGGAGCTTCCTGGTTTTTGTTTGTGGTGCGAGAGCAGCATCTGGAACCTATAAGTGATACCAGTTGCAGCTACCATAATGTCGACCTGTTAAGCGGTGTATTTTCATCAATCGTCTCGCTGCTCTTCGGCGGTTATATGCGTCGCGGTTTCAGCGATGTAGGCGTGGGATTAAAACTTCGTGCAGAAACTCTGTATCGGGAGACGAAGAACCAAAGCTAA
- a CDS encoding RluA family pseudouridine synthase, whose protein sequence is MEPPEEKNITEIPLEFAGQRADVFLSGFLTDLSRSSIKKHIERGNILIDRKTFKPSKIISGGESLSVNIPPPEPCGVEGEEIDIEVLHEDRDMIVVNKPAGMVVHPGAGVTGGTLVNALVHMCEDLSGIGGEMRPGIVHRLDKETSGIMVVAKNDRAHKSLSEQFKSRETEKEYAAVVSGEMKKSSGVFSSPIGRSPSNRIKMSSSSKAARDAETRWEVVERLRGATLVSVWPKTGRTHQIRVHFSENGFPVLADKVYGGKKSRPRNSGTVGSLIKRQALHAKSLGFTHPATGKRIEFSAEIPEDMISVIDFLRRQGG, encoded by the coding sequence ATGGAACCCCCCGAGGAAAAGAACATAACGGAAATACCCCTGGAGTTTGCGGGACAAAGAGCGGATGTGTTTCTCTCGGGTTTCCTGACGGATCTTAGCCGCTCAAGCATCAAAAAGCATATAGAGCGGGGAAACATACTTATTGACCGCAAAACGTTTAAGCCTTCTAAGATCATAAGTGGCGGAGAGAGCTTGAGCGTCAACATTCCGCCTCCCGAACCCTGTGGCGTCGAGGGAGAGGAAATCGATATTGAGGTTCTCCATGAGGATCGCGACATGATCGTGGTCAACAAACCCGCCGGCATGGTGGTTCATCCCGGGGCGGGAGTTACGGGTGGTACGCTTGTGAACGCCCTTGTTCATATGTGCGAGGACCTTTCGGGAATAGGAGGCGAGATGCGTCCGGGGATAGTGCACCGCCTTGACAAGGAGACTTCGGGGATCATGGTCGTTGCGAAAAACGATCGTGCGCACAAGAGTCTTTCCGAGCAGTTCAAAAGCAGGGAAACGGAAAAAGAGTACGCGGCCGTTGTTTCGGGGGAGATGAAGAAAAGTTCAGGTGTTTTTAGTTCCCCGATAGGAAGAAGTCCCTCGAACAGGATAAAAATGAGCTCTTCTTCCAAGGCCGCAAGAGATGCAGAGACCCGCTGGGAAGTGGTTGAGAGGCTGCGCGGAGCGACGCTTGTGAGCGTTTGGCCGAAGACCGGAAGAACCCACCAGATAAGGGTTCATTTTTCCGAGAACGGGTTCCCGGTGCTTGCCGATAAGGTTTACGGAGGCAAAAAAAGCCGTCCGCGAAACTCCGGGACCGTAGGGAGCTTAATAAAAAGACAGGCCCTTCACGCAAAAAGCCTCGGATTTACCCACCCAGCCACGGGAAAACGGATTGAGTTCTCGGCCGAAATTCCAGAAGATATGATTTCCGTGATCGATTTTTTGAGGAGACAGGGCGGATGA
- a CDS encoding sulfotransferase: MAKKNLATSTDYENPYRPLPVRIFNSLGKLSENLGLSSSLNIEKLTASATRKTGLEDFGQDGHSEALEVLINSINNEAELTPTGKLIQKIRLASALVHRLRIEELLKQHPEIHDINLGKIILITGLQRSGTTILHRLLNSHPNIRGVSGTEALNPLPPSNKAKRMAARHVHAVLAQRLIAYLSPQFMAVHPIDHNEPEEDVMLLDLNFMSQAPEATMYVPSYSRWLEEQDHTQTYEYFHKVLKILCWQRPSINWVLKTPHHMEYLDVFLKVFPTATVVQTHRDPRKTMPSFCSMVAHNRGIFSDHVDPKEIARHWSRKTRRMVELTIESRDKADADRFVDVSYYDLMKDPIAQLHRIYLKAGIDFDAEAVQQAETFMKRNPQNRFGRHVYRLSDFGLSEEIIEDYFSFYREKHEIPFE, from the coding sequence ATGGCTAAAAAGAATCTAGCGACTTCTACAGACTATGAGAATCCCTACCGTCCTCTTCCCGTTAGGATTTTCAATTCCCTCGGGAAGCTAAGTGAAAACCTCGGATTGTCGAGTTCTTTAAATATTGAAAAGCTCACCGCCAGCGCGACTCGAAAGACCGGGCTTGAGGATTTTGGCCAGGACGGTCACTCTGAGGCGTTGGAAGTTCTCATAAATTCGATTAACAACGAAGCCGAGCTGACCCCAACCGGCAAACTGATACAGAAAATTCGACTTGCAAGCGCATTAGTTCATCGCTTGCGAATTGAAGAACTGCTAAAACAACACCCTGAAATACATGACATCAATTTGGGGAAGATTATCCTGATCACGGGATTGCAGCGCAGCGGAACGACAATATTGCATAGACTGCTGAATTCTCATCCGAATATCCGAGGCGTGTCAGGCACAGAAGCACTCAATCCGTTACCGCCAAGCAACAAAGCCAAAAGAATGGCCGCTCGACATGTGCATGCAGTCCTCGCACAGCGACTGATCGCGTATTTGTCCCCGCAGTTCATGGCAGTCCACCCCATTGACCATAACGAGCCGGAAGAAGATGTAATGCTCCTTGATCTGAACTTTATGAGCCAGGCGCCGGAAGCCACAATGTATGTGCCGAGTTACTCCCGGTGGCTTGAGGAACAGGACCATACGCAGACCTACGAATATTTCCACAAGGTGCTTAAGATTCTGTGCTGGCAACGCCCCAGCATTAACTGGGTGCTCAAAACACCGCATCACATGGAATATCTGGATGTGTTTCTTAAGGTTTTCCCCACCGCGACAGTCGTGCAGACCCACCGCGACCCTCGAAAAACCATGCCCTCTTTCTGCAGCATGGTTGCTCACAACCGCGGCATATTCAGCGATCATGTGGACCCGAAGGAAATCGCCAGGCACTGGTCCAGGAAAACTCGCAGGATGGTTGAGTTAACCATCGAATCTCGAGATAAAGCAGATGCCGATCGATTCGTCGACGTTTCGTACTACGACTTGATGAAGGATCCGATTGCTCAGCTTCACCGGATTTATCTAAAGGCGGGGATTGATTTTGATGCTGAAGCGGTGCAGCAAGCCGAGACTTTTATGAAAAGAAATCCGCAAAATCGCTTTGGCAGACACGTCTATCGTTTGAGTGATTTTGGGTTGAGCGAGGAAATTATTGAAGATTATTTCTCCTTTTATCGGGAGAAGCATGAAATTCCCTTCGAATAG
- a CDS encoding SAM-dependent chlorinase/fluorinase, with amino-acid sequence MGNIITLTTDFGLKDHYVGVMKGVMLSVNENARPVDITHCIDSHDIRAASFVIGNSYRYFPAKTVHLVVVDPGVGSERRPVAVLADGHFFVGPDNGVFSSVIRSCEDFRAREIKNLDYCLKEISSTFHGRDIFAPVAAHLSLGVPFSEIGPQIKDPEILPRDGYSVTGNEIRGTVVYTDKFGNLVTSIPTEAVGNGAGASVTVGGKRIAGISESYSSAETGEILAVGGSGGYIEISVNQGRACDVFGEEPPEVIIVEEKN; translated from the coding sequence ATGGGAAACATTATAACACTGACAACCGATTTCGGGTTAAAGGATCATTATGTGGGAGTGATGAAAGGAGTGATGCTTTCCGTAAACGAAAATGCCCGTCCGGTCGATATAACCCACTGCATTGATTCTCACGACATCCGCGCCGCGTCTTTTGTGATCGGCAATTCATACCGGTATTTTCCGGCAAAAACCGTGCATCTGGTAGTTGTTGATCCTGGGGTCGGAAGCGAACGAAGACCCGTTGCGGTTTTGGCTGACGGTCATTTCTTCGTGGGACCGGATAACGGTGTATTCAGCTCGGTCATTCGTTCCTGCGAAGATTTCCGTGCCCGCGAGATAAAAAACCTTGATTATTGTCTAAAAGAGATAAGCTCCACTTTTCACGGAAGGGACATATTCGCCCCGGTAGCGGCACATCTCTCGCTCGGGGTTCCGTTCTCGGAAATCGGACCCCAGATAAAGGATCCCGAAATTCTTCCCCGCGACGGATACTCGGTAACCGGAAATGAGATTCGCGGAACCGTTGTTTACACCGACAAGTTCGGGAACCTTGTGACCAGCATACCGACTGAGGCCGTTGGCAACGGGGCCGGGGCCTCGGTGACCGTCGGAGGGAAACGGATCGCCGGAATTTCAGAGTCCTATTCTTCGGCGGAGACTGGGGAGATTCTCGCCGTCGGAGGAAGCGGCGGATATATCGAGATATCGGTTAACCAGGGCCGAGCGTGTGATGTTTTCGGCGAAGAGCCGCCGGAAGTCATTATCGTTGAGGAGAAGAACTGA